The Mesorhizobium loti genome includes a region encoding these proteins:
- a CDS encoding helix-turn-helix domain-containing protein, which yields MDSLITAAALALAGGDPLGALDRVALREDPPALALRGIAMAQLGDLDRAKALLRRAARGFGPKEAVARARCVVAEAEIALVSRDLGWPAKALDAARTTLEKHGDRLNAAHAGHLKVRRLLLIGRLDEAEDVLAGLDPMPLPPASRAAHELAVAGIAMRRLKTKPARRALEWARHAARRAGIPGLVAEVESAFLALDTPAARLIAGGGQRPLLLEDVEALLASPAMVVDTFRYVVRQQQTTVSLATRPVLFALARALAEAWPGDVSRATLIAQAFGGRHADESHRARLRVEIGRLRAELRGLADIGATSQGFALSPRLARGVMVLARPIEERHATVLAFLADGESWATSALALALGTGQRSVQRALEQLGEAGKVQSFGHGRARRWMTPPVAGFTTTLLLPAPLPSG from the coding sequence ATGGACTCGCTAATCACCGCGGCGGCGCTGGCGCTGGCCGGAGGCGATCCGCTCGGCGCGCTGGATCGCGTCGCCTTGCGCGAGGATCCTCCGGCGCTGGCGCTGCGCGGCATTGCCATGGCGCAGCTCGGCGATCTCGATCGCGCCAAGGCGCTGCTGCGGCGGGCGGCGCGCGGCTTCGGCCCGAAAGAGGCTGTGGCGCGTGCCAGATGCGTCGTTGCCGAGGCCGAGATCGCGCTGGTCTCGCGGGACCTCGGCTGGCCGGCCAAGGCGCTCGATGCGGCGCGCACAACGCTGGAAAAACACGGCGACCGGCTGAACGCCGCGCATGCCGGCCACCTCAAGGTGCGGCGCCTGCTTTTGATCGGACGTCTCGACGAAGCCGAAGACGTGCTCGCCGGGCTCGATCCGATGCCGCTTCCGCCGGCCTCGCGCGCCGCGCACGAGCTCGCCGTTGCCGGCATTGCGATGCGGCGCCTCAAGACGAAGCCGGCCCGCAGGGCGTTGGAGTGGGCGCGCCACGCCGCCCGCCGGGCCGGCATTCCGGGCCTGGTGGCGGAAGTCGAAAGCGCATTCCTGGCGCTGGACACGCCAGCAGCCCGGCTGATCGCCGGTGGCGGACAGCGCCCCTTGCTGCTCGAGGACGTCGAGGCGTTGCTGGCGTCGCCGGCAATGGTGGTCGATACGTTTCGCTATGTCGTGCGCCAACAGCAAACCACGGTCTCGCTGGCAACGCGGCCGGTGCTGTTTGCGCTGGCGCGCGCGCTCGCCGAAGCATGGCCTGGCGATGTGTCGAGGGCGACACTGATCGCGCAAGCCTTTGGCGGCAGGCACGCCGATGAATCGCACCGGGCACGGCTGCGGGTCGAGATCGGCCGGCTGCGCGCCGAACTGCGGGGGCTGGCCGACATCGGCGCGACCAGCCAGGGCTTCGCACTGTCGCCGCGCCTGGCGCGCGGGGTGATGGTGCTGGCACGGCCGATCGAGGAGCGGCACGCGACGGTTCTGGCCTTCCTCGCCGATGGTGAATCCTGGGCGACTTCCGCGCTGGCGCTGGCGCTTGGCACCGGCCAGCGCAGCGTGCAGCGGGCACTGGAGCAGCTTGGCGAGGCCGGCAAGGTGCAGTCTTTCGGGCACGGCCGGGCGCGCCGCTGGATGACGCCGCCGGTGGCGGGATTCACGACCACCTTGTTACTCCCGGCGCCGCTGCCGAGTGGTTAA
- a CDS encoding PQQ-binding-like beta-propeller repeat protein, whose amino-acid sequence MKQSAAEILREYGPFPGVERVHGVSFDGNNVWFASGEKLNAFDPENGQALRSIDVAAHAGTAYDGQHFFQLANERIQKIDPDTGQVLATIPAPGGGGDSGLTWAEGTLWVGQYRERKIHQIDPETGTILRTIESNRFVTGVTWVDGELWHATWEGDQSDLRRVDPQSGKVLEKLDMPAGMGVSGLESDGGDRLYCGSTSAGVVRAVRRPR is encoded by the coding sequence ATGAAACAGTCCGCAGCCGAAATCCTGCGCGAATACGGACCCTTTCCAGGTGTGGAGAGGGTGCATGGGGTGAGCTTTGACGGCAACAACGTCTGGTTTGCCTCGGGTGAGAAGCTGAACGCCTTCGATCCGGAAAACGGGCAGGCGCTGCGCTCGATCGATGTCGCGGCACATGCCGGCACGGCTTATGACGGCCAGCATTTCTTCCAGCTTGCCAACGAACGCATCCAGAAGATCGACCCTGATACCGGTCAGGTGCTGGCGACCATTCCGGCGCCAGGTGGTGGCGGCGATTCCGGGTTGACCTGGGCCGAAGGGACGCTCTGGGTGGGGCAGTACCGCGAGCGCAAGATCCACCAGATCGACCCGGAGACCGGGACAATCCTGCGCACCATCGAATCCAACCGCTTCGTCACCGGGGTGACATGGGTCGACGGCGAGCTGTGGCACGCCACCTGGGAAGGCGACCAGAGCGACCTGCGCCGCGTCGACCCGCAATCAGGCAAGGTTCTCGAGAAGCTCGACATGCCGGCCGGCATGGGCGTGTCGGGGCTTGAATCCGATGGCGGCGACCGCCTCTACTGCGGCAGCACATCCGCCGGGGTGGTGCGGGCGGTGCGCCGGCCGCGATGA
- a CDS encoding aldo/keto reductase, with protein MPEQPITPAQIALNDGSAIPQLGLGVWQVDQDITAEVVGWGIEAGYRLIDTAEGYQNEEGVGEAIRSAGVPRGELFITSKLRNGAHQRDAALRAFDETMAKLDIEQIDLFLIHWPVPSQDRYVEAWKTLVELRQAGRIKSIGVSNFNQDHLERIIAETGVTPVVNQIELHPRFQQRDLRDFHAKHGVQTESWSPLGSGRLLGDATLEGIARKHGKSVAQAIIRWHLQEGLIVIPKSIRRDRIAANFDVFDFELDAQDLQTIRGMDSPEGRTGPNPATAAFLF; from the coding sequence ATGCCCGAACAGCCCATCACGCCTGCACAGATCGCGTTGAACGACGGCTCCGCCATCCCCCAGCTCGGCCTTGGCGTGTGGCAGGTCGACCAGGATATCACCGCTGAAGTGGTGGGTTGGGGCATCGAGGCCGGCTATCGCCTGATCGACACCGCCGAAGGCTACCAGAACGAGGAGGGGGTCGGAGAGGCGATCCGTAGCGCCGGCGTGCCGCGCGGCGAGCTGTTCATCACCTCGAAACTGCGCAACGGCGCGCACCAGCGCGATGCGGCTTTGCGCGCTTTCGACGAGACGATGGCCAAGCTCGACATCGAGCAGATCGACCTGTTCCTGATCCATTGGCCGGTGCCCAGCCAGGACAGATATGTTGAGGCCTGGAAGACGCTGGTCGAGCTCAGGCAGGCCGGCCGCATCAAGTCGATCGGCGTTTCGAATTTCAACCAGGACCATCTGGAGCGGATCATCGCGGAGACCGGCGTGACGCCTGTCGTGAACCAGATCGAGCTGCACCCTCGTTTCCAGCAACGCGATCTCAGGGATTTTCATGCCAAGCACGGCGTCCAGACGGAAAGCTGGAGCCCGCTGGGCAGCGGCCGGCTGCTCGGCGATGCGACCCTCGAAGGCATTGCCAGGAAGCACGGCAAGTCGGTGGCGCAGGCGATCATCCGCTGGCATCTCCAGGAGGGACTGATCGTCATTCCAAAATCGATCCGCAGGGATCGCATCGCCGCCAATTTCGATGTCTTCGATTTCGAGCTGGATGCGCAGGATTTGCAGACGATCCGGGGCATGGATTCGCCCGAAGGCCGCACCGGGCCCAACCCCGCCACGGCCGCGTTCCTGTTCTGA
- a CDS encoding endonuclease domain-containing protein, with protein sequence MPHSPLPPQNRANARSMRKVMTSAELKLWNELRAHRLMGLGFRRQFPIAGYIVDFACPEKKLIVELDGSQHAETDAVASDEARSARLERDGWTILRFWNDDVIRDIDNVCQHIVIAAGLAGTPE encoded by the coding sequence ATGCCTCACTCACCCTTGCCTCCGCAAAACCGCGCCAACGCCCGATCGATGCGCAAGGTCATGACATCAGCCGAGCTGAAGCTCTGGAACGAGCTTCGCGCGCACCGGCTGATGGGCCTGGGCTTCCGGAGACAGTTTCCGATCGCCGGCTATATCGTTGACTTCGCTTGCCCGGAGAAGAAGCTGATCGTTGAGCTTGATGGCTCCCAACATGCGGAAACCGACGCTGTCGCAAGCGACGAAGCAAGGTCCGCGCGACTGGAGCGGGATGGCTGGACCATCCTGCGCTTCTGGAATGACGATGTCATCCGCGACATCGACAATGTCTGCCAACATATTGTGATAGCGGCCGGGCTTGCGGGTACGCCAGAATAA
- a CDS encoding ATP-binding protein: MTVAIEMGHTTAGAPAKLDLEELLATRLLVQGNSGSGKSHLLRRLLEQSAPWVQQTIIDPEGDFVSLGERYGHLVIDAEQHTERGLQAAGERARIHRVSTVLNLEGLDAENQMRRAAAFLGGLFEVARDHWYPMLVVVDEAQLFAPAVAGEVSDEARKLSLGAMTNLMCRGRKRGLAGIIATQRLAKLAKNVAAEASNFLMGRTFLDIDMARAADLLGMERRQAEAFRDLERGQFMALGPALSRRPLGLRIGPTDTSPRNGTPRLMAMPEAALEDARAIILAAPPPETVRAPRRTTSPDLLDQLMAAKSAALEIRPEPAEPQVSAEDLAERRERVDRVLRAILAQPDAGFRVIGVLYQEFVVRCRIEGLAAVVPDLPEFRRMLTRARAGLGSETTQDDAWRDVSVRASLLPDDMQGVFMMIARAAKEGWPCPSDAAIARAYGSHSLRRARRLLTYIEEQGLIVCQLDGTGRRTVTLVELAWATAPGDPNAAEAEQGSLAL, translated from the coding sequence ATGACCGTTGCGATCGAGATGGGACACACGACCGCAGGCGCCCCGGCGAAGCTGGATCTCGAGGAATTGCTGGCCACCCGGCTCTTGGTGCAGGGCAATTCGGGCTCCGGCAAGTCGCATTTGCTGCGGCGCCTGCTGGAGCAGAGCGCGCCCTGGGTGCAGCAGACCATCATCGATCCTGAAGGCGACTTCGTGTCGCTGGGCGAACGTTACGGCCATCTGGTGATCGATGCCGAGCAGCATACCGAGCGCGGCCTGCAGGCGGCCGGCGAGCGGGCACGCATCCATCGCGTCTCCACCGTGCTCAATCTCGAGGGGCTCGACGCCGAGAACCAGATGCGGCGTGCTGCCGCCTTCCTCGGCGGGCTGTTCGAGGTCGCCCGCGACCACTGGTACCCGATGCTGGTGGTGGTCGACGAGGCGCAACTGTTCGCGCCGGCGGTGGCGGGCGAGGTTTCCGACGAGGCGCGCAAACTTTCGCTCGGCGCCATGACCAATTTGATGTGCCGTGGCCGCAAGCGCGGACTGGCCGGCATCATTGCCACCCAGCGGCTGGCCAAGCTCGCCAAGAACGTCGCCGCCGAGGCGTCCAATTTCCTCATGGGCCGCACCTTCCTCGATATCGACATGGCGCGCGCCGCCGACCTCTTGGGCATGGAACGGCGCCAGGCGGAGGCGTTTCGCGATCTGGAGCGCGGGCAGTTCATGGCGCTCGGCCCGGCATTGTCGCGCCGACCACTGGGCCTGCGCATCGGCCCGACCGACACCAGCCCGCGCAACGGCACACCGCGGCTGATGGCGATGCCGGAAGCGGCGCTCGAGGATGCACGCGCCATCATCCTGGCGGCGCCGCCGCCCGAGACCGTGCGCGCGCCGCGCCGCACGACGTCGCCGGACCTGCTCGACCAGTTGATGGCGGCGAAGTCGGCGGCGCTGGAAATCCGCCCCGAACCGGCGGAGCCGCAAGTCAGCGCCGAGGATCTGGCGGAGCGTCGCGAGCGCGTCGACCGCGTTCTGCGCGCCATCCTGGCGCAACCCGATGCGGGTTTTCGCGTGATCGGCGTGCTCTACCAGGAATTCGTGGTCCGCTGCCGCATCGAAGGCCTCGCCGCGGTCGTACCCGATCTGCCGGAGTTCCGCCGCATGCTGACGCGCGCCCGCGCCGGCCTCGGCTCCGAGACGACGCAGGATGACGCGTGGCGGGACGTTTCCGTCCGCGCGTCGCTGCTGCCCGACGACATGCAGGGCGTGTTCATGATGATCGCGCGCGCGGCAAAGGAGGGCTGGCCGTGCCCGAGCGACGCCGCGATCGCGCGTGCCTACGGCTCGCACTCGCTGCGCCGCGCCCGGCGTCTCTTGACCTATATCGAGGAGCAGGGCCTCATCGTCTGCCAGCTCGACGGAACAGGCCGGCGCACCGTGACGCTCGTGGAACTGGCCTGGGCGACGGCACCGGGTGATCCAAATGCCGCGGAGGCGGAGCAGGGGAGCCTGGCGCTGTGA